One window of the Anaeromyxobacter dehalogenans 2CP-C genome contains the following:
- the hutU gene encoding urocanate hydratase: MDPIRAPRGDALSCRGWVQEAALRMLMNNLDPDVAERPEDLVVYGGTGKAARDWESYRRIVAALKALGDDETLLVQSGKPVGVLGTHPDAPRVLIANSNLVPRFATWEHFWDLEARGLMMYGQMTAGSWIYIGSQGILQGTYETFAQAGRTHFGTDDLAGRLVLSGGLGGMGGAQPLAATLLGAAFLGVDVDPARIEKRLATGYLDARAADLDDALARLDEARRARRPLSVGLVGNAATVYAELARRGVAPDLVTDQTSAHDPLNGYVPADAPLADLPALRARDPEGVVRRAKESMARQVEAMLAMRRMGSHVFDYGNNLRAGAREAGLADAFAYPGFVPAYIRPMFCEGKGPFRWVALSGDPADIARTDRAVAELFPENAGLRRWLDLAARKVRFQGLPARICWLGYGERDRAGLAFNELVRRGEVKAPIVIGRDHLDCGSVASPNRETEAMKDGSDAVADWPILNALVNAVNGASWVSFHHGGGVGIGWSLHAGQVIVADGTDAAARRIARVLRSDPAMGVLRHADAGYPEAERVARERGIKLP, from the coding sequence ATGGATCCGATCCGCGCGCCGCGAGGCGACGCCCTCTCCTGCCGAGGCTGGGTGCAGGAGGCGGCGCTCCGCATGCTCATGAACAACCTCGATCCCGACGTGGCCGAGCGGCCCGAGGACCTGGTGGTCTACGGCGGCACCGGGAAGGCCGCCCGCGACTGGGAGAGCTACCGGCGCATCGTCGCGGCCCTGAAGGCGCTCGGCGACGACGAGACGCTGCTCGTGCAGAGCGGCAAGCCGGTGGGCGTGCTCGGCACCCACCCCGACGCGCCGCGCGTGCTCATCGCGAACTCGAACCTGGTCCCGCGCTTCGCCACCTGGGAGCACTTCTGGGACCTCGAGGCGCGCGGGCTCATGATGTACGGGCAGATGACCGCGGGCTCCTGGATCTACATCGGCAGCCAGGGGATCCTGCAGGGCACCTACGAGACGTTCGCGCAGGCCGGCCGCACGCACTTCGGCACCGACGACCTCGCCGGCCGCCTGGTGCTCTCCGGCGGGCTCGGCGGCATGGGCGGCGCGCAGCCGCTCGCGGCCACGCTGCTCGGCGCCGCGTTCCTGGGCGTGGACGTGGACCCGGCCCGCATCGAGAAGCGGCTCGCGACCGGCTACCTCGACGCGCGCGCCGCCGACCTCGACGACGCGCTCGCCCGGCTCGACGAGGCGCGCCGCGCCAGGCGGCCGCTCTCGGTCGGCCTGGTGGGCAACGCCGCCACCGTCTACGCCGAGCTGGCCCGCCGCGGCGTCGCGCCCGACCTCGTCACCGACCAGACCTCCGCCCACGATCCGCTGAACGGCTACGTCCCCGCCGACGCGCCGCTCGCGGACCTCCCCGCGCTCCGCGCGCGAGACCCCGAGGGCGTGGTGCGGCGCGCGAAGGAGTCCATGGCCCGGCAGGTCGAGGCGATGCTGGCCATGCGGCGCATGGGCAGCCACGTGTTCGACTACGGCAACAACCTGCGCGCCGGTGCGCGCGAGGCGGGCCTCGCGGACGCGTTCGCGTACCCCGGCTTCGTCCCGGCCTACATCCGGCCCATGTTCTGCGAGGGCAAGGGGCCGTTCCGCTGGGTGGCGCTGTCCGGCGACCCGGCCGACATCGCGCGCACCGACCGCGCCGTCGCGGAGCTGTTCCCGGAGAACGCCGGCCTGCGCCGCTGGCTCGACCTCGCCGCCCGCAAGGTCAGGTTCCAGGGGCTGCCGGCGCGCATCTGCTGGCTGGGCTACGGCGAGCGCGACCGCGCCGGGCTGGCGTTCAACGAGCTGGTGCGGCGCGGCGAGGTGAAGGCGCCCATCGTCATCGGCCGCGATCACCTCGACTGCGGCTCGGTGGCCTCCCCCAACCGCGAGACCGAGGCGATGAAGGACGGGTCCGACGCGGTGGCCGACTGGCCCATCCTGAACGCGCTGGTGAACGCGGTGAACGGGGCGTCGTGGGTCAGCTTCCACCACGGCGGCGGCGTCGGGATCGGCTGGAGCCTCCACGCCGGGCAGGTGATCGTGGCGGACGGGACCGATGCGGCGGCGCGCCGCATCGCCCGGGTGCTGCGCAGCGACCCGGCCATGGGCGTGCTCCGTCACGCGGACGCGGGCTATCCGGAGGCCGAGCGCGTCGCGCGGGAACGGGGTATCAAGCTGCCGTGA
- the asd gene encoding archaetidylserine decarboxylase (Phosphatidylserine decarboxylase is synthesized as a single chain precursor. Generation of the pyruvoyl active site from a Ser is coupled to cleavage of a Gly-Ser bond between the larger (beta) and smaller (alpha chains). It is an integral membrane protein.), whose product MNDRLFISALRLLPKNALSRAVGALTRWRAPLPVRLAAMRAFARRYGIDLSECPDLDVYRTFGEFFARPLRPGLRPVAPGERVLVSPVDGVVSETGRAEAGRLVQAKGIDYPAAALLGDDALAARLAGGAYATLYLSPKDYHRIHFPLGGRVTGWRYVPGKLWPVNPASVRTVPGLFALNERLVTVLETPLGACAVVAVGATVVGRVCAYYDPSIPFTNLAGAAPRRHDYPTPIPVEKGQELGAFEMGSTVILLFEPGKVRLDPRLAPGARVRVGEPLGGA is encoded by the coding sequence ATGAACGACCGCCTGTTCATCTCCGCCCTGCGGCTCCTGCCCAAGAACGCCCTCTCGCGCGCCGTCGGCGCGCTCACCCGCTGGCGCGCGCCGCTCCCCGTGCGGCTCGCCGCCATGCGGGCGTTCGCGCGGCGCTACGGCATCGACCTGTCGGAGTGCCCGGACCTCGACGTGTACCGGACGTTCGGCGAGTTCTTCGCGCGCCCGCTGCGGCCCGGGCTGCGGCCCGTCGCGCCCGGCGAGCGGGTGCTGGTGTCACCGGTGGACGGCGTCGTGTCCGAGACCGGCCGCGCCGAGGCCGGCCGGCTGGTGCAGGCGAAGGGCATCGACTACCCGGCCGCCGCGCTGCTGGGCGACGACGCGCTCGCCGCGCGGCTGGCGGGCGGCGCCTACGCGACGCTGTACCTCTCGCCCAAGGACTACCACCGCATCCACTTCCCGCTGGGCGGGCGGGTGACCGGCTGGCGCTACGTGCCGGGGAAGCTCTGGCCGGTGAACCCGGCCTCGGTCCGGACGGTGCCCGGCCTGTTCGCGCTGAACGAGCGGCTGGTGACCGTCCTGGAGACGCCGCTCGGCGCCTGCGCGGTGGTGGCGGTGGGGGCCACGGTGGTGGGCCGGGTGTGCGCCTACTACGACCCGTCCATCCCGTTCACCAACCTGGCGGGCGCGGCGCCGCGCCGCCACGACTACCCGACGCCCATCCCGGTGGAGAAGGGGCAGGAGCTGGGGGCGTTCGAGATGGGCTCCACGGTGATCCTGCTCTTCGAGCCGGGAAAGGTCCGGCTCGACCCGCGGCTCGCGCCCGGGGCGCGGGTCCGGGTGGGCGAGCCGCTCGGCGGCGCCTAG
- the hisS gene encoding histidine--tRNA ligase: MKINGVKGMNDVLPADVARWHEMESVARDVFALYGYREVRTPAVEHAALFARGVGEATDIVNKEMYVFEDKGEELLALRPEGTAGTVRAFIEHGAFVEGPQKWFYMGPMFRRERPQKGRYRQFHQIGCEAFGVAEPYLDAEQIALLADYFARLGVTAELKLNSVGDAQCRPAYLADLKAYLVSNQGALCADCKDRIERNPLRVLDCKVESCQPVLEKAPRLLERLCEPCRTHFDQVKAGLDALGVAYRVEPRLVRGLDYYVRTAYEFTSDALGSQSAVAGGGRYDRLVETLGGPPTPGIGFALGEERLSMILEKVGRAAPERRPAVFFVSADATGALEALRLAAALRRAGIACELDPRGGKMKAQFKQAERVGARWAVVLGGNEVATGQAKLKDLQTREETPIALSDLAARVAG, from the coding sequence GTGAAGATCAACGGCGTGAAGGGCATGAACGACGTCCTCCCCGCGGACGTCGCCCGCTGGCACGAGATGGAGTCGGTCGCGCGCGACGTGTTCGCGCTGTACGGCTACCGCGAGGTGCGGACCCCGGCCGTGGAGCACGCGGCGCTGTTCGCCCGGGGCGTCGGCGAGGCCACCGACATCGTCAACAAGGAGATGTACGTCTTCGAGGACAAGGGCGAGGAGCTGCTCGCGCTGCGCCCCGAGGGCACCGCCGGCACGGTGCGCGCGTTCATCGAGCACGGCGCGTTCGTGGAGGGCCCGCAGAAGTGGTTCTACATGGGCCCGATGTTCCGGCGCGAGCGGCCGCAGAAGGGCCGCTACCGCCAGTTCCACCAGATCGGCTGCGAGGCGTTCGGCGTCGCCGAGCCGTACCTCGACGCGGAGCAGATCGCGCTGCTCGCGGACTACTTCGCGCGCCTGGGCGTCACCGCCGAGCTGAAGCTCAACTCGGTGGGCGACGCGCAGTGCCGCCCCGCCTACCTCGCCGACCTGAAGGCGTACCTGGTCTCGAACCAGGGCGCGCTCTGCGCCGACTGCAAGGACCGCATCGAGCGCAACCCGCTCCGCGTGCTCGACTGCAAGGTCGAGTCCTGCCAGCCGGTGCTGGAGAAGGCCCCGCGGCTGCTGGAGCGGCTCTGCGAGCCGTGCCGGACGCACTTCGACCAGGTGAAGGCCGGGCTCGACGCGCTCGGCGTCGCCTACCGCGTCGAGCCGAGGCTGGTCCGCGGGCTCGACTACTACGTGCGCACCGCCTACGAGTTCACCTCCGACGCGCTCGGCTCCCAGTCGGCGGTCGCGGGCGGCGGCCGGTACGACCGGCTGGTCGAGACGCTGGGCGGGCCGCCGACGCCGGGCATCGGCTTCGCGCTCGGCGAGGAGCGCCTCTCCATGATCCTGGAGAAGGTGGGCCGCGCCGCGCCGGAGCGCCGGCCGGCGGTGTTCTTCGTCAGCGCGGACGCGACCGGCGCGCTCGAGGCGCTGCGGCTCGCCGCCGCGCTGCGCCGCGCCGGGATCGCCTGCGAGCTCGATCCGCGCGGCGGCAAGATGAAGGCGCAGTTCAAGCAGGCGGAGCGGGTCGGCGCGCGCTGGGCGGTGGTGCTCGGCGGGAACGAGGTCGCGACCGGCCAGGCGAAGCTGAAGGACCTGCAGACGCGCGAGGAGACGCCCATCGCGCTCTCCGACCTCGCCG